A single region of the Streptococcus sanguinis genome encodes:
- a CDS encoding DUF4352 domain-containing protein: MNQRIQQEIVSEDNLVYRLKRPLHKQGLFWAALVSGIIIFLLALLSILLVITTIGLMEENDHLKSLTGYHNSPLESYNSHAFEKTVEFSSGLKVTVHSAVEDSKKVMSDESTGVAVVATITVENTSKKPILVSPYDFGLYDKKENVYILDGSTFDNTQIGTNLAPGKSIRFDLVFDGEGGDEDTYTVTYENAKWQKEKNKTKQEKKKEQ; this comes from the coding sequence ATGAATCAGCGAATTCAGCAGGAGATTGTCAGTGAGGACAATCTTGTTTACCGTTTAAAACGTCCTCTCCACAAGCAGGGGCTCTTTTGGGCGGCTCTGGTGTCTGGTATTATCATCTTTCTTCTGGCCTTGCTCAGCATTCTCCTCGTCATCACTACGATTGGCCTTATGGAGGAAAATGACCATCTCAAATCTCTCACAGGCTACCATAACTCGCCTTTAGAGTCCTATAACAGCCATGCTTTTGAAAAAACAGTTGAATTTTCCAGTGGACTTAAGGTGACAGTTCATTCGGCAGTGGAAGACAGCAAGAAAGTCATGAGCGATGAGTCGACAGGTGTAGCTGTCGTTGCGACAATCACGGTTGAAAATACTTCTAAAAAGCCCATTCTGGTTAGTCCTTATGACTTTGGACTCTATGACAAGAAGGAGAATGTCTACATTTTGGATGGTTCAACTTTTGACAATACACAAATCGGCACCAATCTGGCGCCGGGCAAGTCTATCCGCTTTGATTTAGTATTTGACGGGGAAGGCGGCGATGAGGATACCTATACTGTGACCTACGAAAATGCTAAGTGGCAAAAGGAGAAAAACAAGACAAAGCAAGAGAAAAAGAAGGAGCAATAG
- a CDS encoding MetQ/NlpA family ABC transporter substrate-binding protein: protein MMNLKKIFSIGLVGLAALGLAACGGSSSKESKSADGPVTIKVGVMSLSDTEEARWNKVQEILDKENAGVKLEYTQFTDYSQPNQALLDGDVDINAFQHYNFLENWNKEKGADLVSVADTYIAPIRLYSGTKDGKNKYTDVKDIPENGTIAVPNDATNESRALYLLESAGLIKLDVKGKELATVASIKENKKNLTISELDASQTPASLTSADAAVVNNTFVREAGIDYKKALFKEEANENSKQWYNLIAAKPDWKKSDKADAIEKIIKAYHTDEVKKVIEESSDGMDQPVW from the coding sequence ATGATGAATTTGAAAAAAATCTTTTCAATCGGCTTAGTCGGCCTTGCAGCCTTGGGTTTGGCAGCTTGCGGAGGTTCTTCTAGTAAGGAGAGCAAATCAGCAGACGGACCTGTAACCATCAAGGTTGGGGTAATGAGCCTGAGTGATACAGAAGAAGCGCGCTGGAACAAGGTTCAAGAGATTCTTGACAAAGAAAATGCAGGCGTTAAATTAGAGTATACACAGTTTACCGACTACTCTCAGCCTAACCAAGCTCTGCTTGACGGTGATGTGGATATCAACGCTTTCCAACATTACAACTTCCTTGAAAACTGGAATAAAGAGAAGGGAGCAGACCTTGTGTCTGTTGCGGATACTTATATCGCACCTATTCGTCTCTACTCTGGTACAAAGGACGGCAAAAATAAATACACAGATGTGAAAGACATCCCAGAAAATGGTACGATTGCCGTTCCAAATGATGCGACAAATGAGAGTCGTGCTCTTTATCTTCTCGAATCAGCTGGTTTGATCAAGCTTGATGTTAAAGGTAAGGAACTTGCGACTGTTGCCAGCATCAAAGAAAACAAGAAGAATCTGACAATTTCTGAGTTGGATGCTTCTCAAACACCAGCTTCTCTGACTTCAGCAGATGCTGCAGTTGTCAATAATACTTTCGTCCGCGAAGCAGGTATTGACTACAAGAAGGCCCTCTTCAAAGAAGAAGCCAATGAAAACTCAAAACAATGGTATAACCTGATTGCAGCGAAACCAGATTGGAAGAAATCAGACAAGGCTGACGCAATTGAAAAAATTATCAAGGCTTACCACACTGATGAAGTGAAAAAAGTTATCGAAGAATCATCAGATGGCATGGATCAACCAGTTTGGTAA
- the msrB gene encoding peptide-methionine (R)-S-oxide reductase MsrB, translated as MAEIYLAGGCFWGLEEYFSRIEGVAETTVGYANGQVESTNYQLIHQTDHAETVHLVYDEKRVSLREILLYFFRVIDPLSVNKQGNDVGRQYRTGVYYTNQADKAVIEQVFAEQEKQLGQKIAVELEPLRHYVLAEDYHQDYLKKNPGGYCHINVNDAYQPLVDPGQYEKPTDVELKEQLTEEQYQVTQHSATERPFHNAYNATFEEGIYVDVTTGEPLFFAGDKFESGCGWPSFSRPIAREVLRHYEDKSHGMERIEVRSRSGNAHLGHVFTDGPEAAGGLRYCINSAALRFIPKEKMEAEGYGYLLTFMQ; from the coding sequence ATGGCAGAAATTTATTTAGCAGGCGGATGCTTCTGGGGCTTGGAAGAGTACTTTTCTCGCATTGAGGGTGTGGCGGAAACGACAGTGGGCTACGCCAATGGGCAGGTGGAATCAACTAACTACCAGCTGATTCATCAGACGGATCATGCAGAGACAGTTCATCTAGTCTATGACGAAAAGCGGGTCAGCCTACGGGAAATCCTGCTCTATTTTTTCCGAGTCATTGATCCTCTGTCGGTCAATAAGCAGGGAAATGATGTAGGACGTCAGTATCGGACGGGCGTTTACTATACCAATCAAGCCGATAAGGCGGTCATTGAGCAGGTCTTTGCTGAGCAGGAAAAGCAGTTGGGACAAAAGATTGCTGTTGAGCTAGAACCTTTGCGCCACTATGTCCTAGCTGAGGACTATCATCAGGATTATCTCAAGAAAAATCCTGGTGGCTACTGTCATATCAATGTCAATGATGCCTATCAGCCCTTGGTCGATCCAGGACAGTACGAGAAGCCTACGGATGTAGAACTAAAAGAGCAGTTGACGGAAGAGCAGTATCAGGTGACCCAGCATAGTGCGACAGAGCGTCCTTTCCATAACGCCTACAATGCCACTTTTGAAGAAGGGATTTATGTTGATGTGACGACTGGTGAGCCCCTCTTTTTTGCCGGAGATAAGTTTGAGTCTGGCTGCGGCTGGCCTAGCTTTAGCCGGCCCATTGCCAGAGAAGTTCTGAGACACTATGAAGACAAGAGCCATGGCATGGAGCGTATCGAAGTGCGCAGCCGTTCTGGAAACGCCCATCTTGGGCATGTCTTCACTGACGGTCCAGAAGCAGCAGGCGGCTTGCGCTACTGTATCAACTCAGCAGCTCTGCGATTTATTCCAAAAGAGAAAATGGAAGCAGAAGGATATGGTTATCTGCTTACCTTCATGCAGTAA
- a CDS encoding dihydroorotate oxidase: protein MVSTSTQIAGFAFDNCLMNAAGVACMTKEELAEVKGSAAGTFVTKTATLEFRQGNPEPRYQDVPLGSINSMGLPNNGLDYYLDYLLELQESEPNRTFFLSLVGMSPEETHTILKKVQVSDFKGITELNLSCPNVPGKPQIAYDFETTEKILSEVFAYFTKPLGIKLPPYFDIVHFDQAAAIFNKYPIKFVNCVNSIGNGLYIEDESVVIRPKNGFGGIGGQYIKPTALANVHAFYQRLKPEIQIIGTGGVLTGRDAFEHILCGASMVQVGTTLHKEGVAAFERITTELKTIMEEKGYESLEDFRGKLKYIEE from the coding sequence ATGGTTTCGACATCTACACAGATTGCTGGTTTTGCATTTGACAACTGCCTGATGAATGCAGCTGGGGTTGCCTGCATGACAAAAGAGGAACTGGCGGAAGTCAAAGGTTCTGCTGCGGGAACGTTTGTGACTAAGACGGCGACACTGGAATTTCGTCAGGGGAATCCAGAGCCTCGCTATCAGGATGTCCCACTGGGCTCTATCAACTCCATGGGCCTGCCTAATAATGGTTTAGATTATTATCTTGACTACTTGCTGGAGCTGCAAGAAAGCGAACCAAATCGCACTTTCTTCCTCTCTTTGGTCGGTATGTCGCCAGAAGAAACCCATACCATTCTTAAGAAAGTGCAGGTAAGTGACTTTAAAGGTATTACTGAGCTCAATCTTTCCTGTCCCAATGTCCCTGGCAAACCGCAGATTGCCTATGACTTTGAAACGACGGAAAAAATCTTGTCAGAAGTTTTTGCTTATTTCACCAAGCCCCTAGGCATCAAACTGCCTCCTTATTTTGACATCGTGCATTTTGACCAGGCCGCTGCGATTTTTAACAAATATCCGATCAAGTTTGTCAATTGTGTAAACTCTATCGGAAATGGCCTTTATATAGAAGATGAGTCAGTGGTTATTCGTCCGAAAAATGGTTTTGGAGGTATCGGAGGTCAGTACATCAAGCCGACAGCTTTGGCCAATGTCCATGCTTTTTACCAACGCCTTAAACCAGAAATCCAAATCATTGGAACTGGTGGTGTCCTGACGGGGCGCGATGCCTTTGAGCATATCCTCTGTGGTGCCAGTATGGTGCAAGTAGGAACAACTCTTCATAAAGAAGGAGTGGCAGCCTTCGAGCGCATTACCACAGAACTCAAGACTATTATGGAAGAAAAAGGCTATGAAAGCTTAGAAGATTTTCGAGGAAAATTGAAGTATATTGAGGAGTAA
- a CDS encoding EXLDI protein, with protein MHYKRVELKVTNQGIHERKIFQGVKIFSRSKLSKDQKSILTQKLYLTPKQNIVYYQRTDVNYDQNWHHKKNYYELAYGQLDRETVFKVCQDFDELSSFLENELLEKLKEKQAAGKFFEKLDI; from the coding sequence ATGCATTATAAAAGAGTTGAATTGAAAGTCACAAATCAAGGTATCCATGAGCGCAAGATTTTTCAAGGTGTTAAAATTTTCAGCCGCAGTAAGCTGTCCAAAGATCAGAAAAGCATTCTGACGCAGAAGCTTTACCTGACTCCGAAGCAAAACATTGTTTACTATCAACGGACAGATGTCAACTATGACCAGAACTGGCATCATAAGAAGAATTATTATGAACTAGCTTATGGCCAGTTGGACAGAGAGACTGTTTTTAAGGTTTGCCAAGATTTTGACGAACTAAGTTCTTTCCTGGAGAATGAACTGTTAGAGAAGCTAAAAGAAAAGCAGGCAGCAGGAAAATTTTTTGAAAAATTAGATATATAA
- a CDS encoding methionine ABC transporter ATP-binding protein has product MGKEIIKLDHIDVVFNQKKQNIKAVEDVTIHINQGDIYGIVGYSGAGKSTLVRVINLLQVPSAGKITVDDTVFYDHHQVQLTAAQLRQKRKDIGMIFQHFNLMAQMTAKENVAFALKHSPLSAAEKEKKVHTLLDLVGLADRADNYPAQLSGGQKQRVAIARALANDPKILISDESTSALDPKTTKQILALLQDLNQKLGLTIVLITHEMQIVKDIANRVAVMQNGRLIEEGSVLDIFSNPKNELTQDFITTATGINEAMIKINQQKIVQNLPENSILAHLKYSGVVTDTAIINDIYKQYHISANILHANIEILDHVPVGEMVVILSGETKQLAAVQESLREAGVELHVLKEGSN; this is encoded by the coding sequence ATGGGCAAAGAAATTATCAAATTGGATCACATTGATGTCGTTTTTAATCAAAAAAAGCAAAACATTAAGGCCGTAGAAGATGTGACCATTCATATTAATCAGGGAGATATTTATGGAATTGTAGGTTATTCTGGTGCCGGAAAATCTACTCTGGTTCGTGTCATTAACTTGCTGCAGGTGCCGTCTGCCGGTAAGATTACGGTGGATGATACGGTTTTCTATGATCATCATCAGGTTCAGCTTACTGCGGCTCAGCTACGTCAAAAGCGTAAGGATATCGGGATGATTTTCCAGCATTTTAACCTCATGGCTCAGATGACAGCCAAGGAAAATGTTGCTTTTGCGCTTAAGCATTCACCTTTATCAGCTGCTGAAAAAGAGAAGAAAGTTCACACTCTTTTGGACTTGGTAGGCTTAGCAGATCGGGCGGACAATTATCCTGCCCAGCTGTCTGGCGGTCAGAAGCAGCGGGTGGCCATTGCACGGGCCTTAGCCAATGATCCCAAAATCCTAATCTCGGACGAGTCCACATCCGCTCTGGATCCTAAGACCACCAAGCAGATTCTGGCTCTATTGCAGGATTTGAATCAAAAATTGGGTTTGACTATTGTCCTCATTACCCACGAAATGCAGATTGTCAAGGACATTGCCAACCGGGTAGCAGTCATGCAGAATGGTCGGCTGATTGAGGAAGGTTCAGTTCTGGATATTTTCTCTAATCCCAAGAATGAGCTGACCCAAGACTTCATTACGACTGCAACGGGTATCAACGAGGCCATGATCAAAATCAATCAGCAAAAGATTGTGCAAAACCTGCCGGAAAATTCCATTCTGGCCCACCTGAAATACTCAGGTGTGGTGACGGACACAGCCATTATAAACGATATTTACAAGCAGTATCACATATCTGCCAATATTCTTCACGCCAATATTGAGATTTTAGACCATGTACCAGTCGGAGAAATGGTCGTTATCTTATCTGGAGAGACCAAGCAACTGGCGGCGGTGCAGGAAAGTCTGCGCGAAGCAGGAGTAGAGCTGCATGTTTTGAAAGAAGGGAGTAACTAA
- the gdhA gene encoding NADP-specific glutamate dehydrogenase: protein MTTAKEYIQSTFETVKARNGHEAEFLQAVEEFLNTLEPVFEKHPEYIEENILARITEPERVISFRVPWVDREGNVQVNRGYRVQFNSAVGPYKGGLRFHPTVNQGILKFLGFEQIFKNVLTGLPIGGGKGGSDFDPKGKTDAEVMRFCQSFMTELQKHIGPSLDVPAGDIGVGGREIGYLYGQYKRLNQFDAGVLTGKPLGFGGSLIRPEATGYGLVYYTEEMLKANGQSFAGKKVVISGSGNVAQYALQKATELGATVISVSDSNGYVIDENGIDFDLLVDVKEKRRARLTEYAAEKATATYHEGSVWTYAGNYDIALPCATQNEINGDAAKRLVAQGVICVSEGANMPSDLDAIAVYKENGIFYGPAKAANAGGVAVSALEMSQNSLRLSWTREEVDGRLKDIMTNIFNTAKTTAETYGLGKDYLAGANIAAFENVANAMIAQGIV from the coding sequence ATGACAACTGCTAAAGAATATATCCAAAGCACTTTCGAGACCGTAAAAGCCCGCAACGGACACGAGGCAGAATTCCTCCAAGCTGTTGAAGAGTTTCTCAATACTCTGGAGCCTGTTTTTGAAAAACATCCAGAATACATCGAAGAAAACATCCTAGCGCGTATTACTGAGCCTGAGCGTGTAATCAGCTTCCGCGTTCCCTGGGTAGACCGCGAAGGTAACGTACAAGTCAACCGCGGTTACCGCGTACAATTCAACTCAGCAGTTGGCCCTTATAAAGGCGGACTTCGTTTCCACCCAACTGTAAACCAAGGGATCTTGAAATTCCTCGGATTTGAGCAAATCTTTAAAAACGTCTTGACTGGCCTGCCAATCGGCGGTGGTAAAGGCGGATCTGACTTTGATCCAAAAGGTAAGACTGATGCTGAAGTGATGCGCTTCTGCCAAAGCTTTATGACAGAATTGCAAAAACACATCGGTCCATCTCTTGACGTTCCAGCTGGTGATATCGGTGTCGGCGGACGTGAAATCGGCTACCTCTATGGCCAATACAAACGCCTTAACCAATTCGATGCTGGTGTCTTAACTGGTAAACCCCTTGGATTTGGTGGTAGCTTGATTCGCCCAGAAGCAACTGGCTACGGTTTGGTTTACTACACAGAAGAAATGCTCAAGGCTAACGGCCAAAGCTTTGCTGGCAAGAAGGTGGTAATTTCCGGTTCTGGTAACGTAGCCCAATACGCTCTTCAAAAAGCAACTGAGCTGGGAGCAACTGTTATCTCTGTATCTGACTCAAACGGTTATGTGATCGATGAAAACGGTATTGACTTTGATCTTTTGGTTGATGTCAAAGAAAAACGCCGCGCTCGCTTGACAGAATATGCTGCTGAAAAAGCAACTGCTACTTACCATGAAGGTTCTGTCTGGACTTACGCTGGGAACTATGACATCGCTCTGCCATGTGCGACACAAAATGAAATCAATGGTGACGCAGCTAAACGTTTGGTTGCTCAAGGCGTTATCTGTGTATCTGAAGGTGCCAACATGCCAAGTGACCTGGATGCTATCGCAGTCTACAAAGAGAATGGTATCTTCTACGGACCTGCTAAAGCTGCCAATGCTGGTGGTGTAGCTGTATCTGCTCTGGAAATGAGCCAAAACAGCCTTCGTCTGTCATGGACTCGCGAAGAAGTTGACGGCCGCCTCAAAGACATTATGACAAATATCTTCAACACAGCTAAGACTACCGCTGAAACTTACGGACTTGGCAAAGACTATCTGGCTGGTGCTAACATTGCTGCCTTCGAAAACGTAGCCAATGCTATGATTGCGCAAGGTATTGTTTAA
- a CDS encoding mechanosensitive ion channel family protein gives MSKTGNVFSRYIQQFDWSKIADDLFSKLVSLLLLFILFYIVKKILHLSVTKIIAPSLKLSKQDVARQKTITRLIENLLNYVLYFLLIYWVLSILGLPVSSLLAGAGIAGVAIGMGAQGFLSDLVNGFFILLERQLDVGDNVRLTNGPINIAGTVISVGIRTTQVRDADGTLHFVPNRNIMVVSNLSRGDMRVLIDIPLYAQTDLDEIYRIISKVNEEAVPEHPEILKEPNILGPQMASNGQFNFRISMIVQGGMQISIYHIFYRLYHEALLREGIELPTLGPLSKGK, from the coding sequence ATGTCTAAGACCGGAAATGTCTTTTCCCGTTATATCCAGCAGTTTGACTGGAGCAAGATTGCAGATGACCTTTTTTCCAAGCTGGTCTCTTTACTTCTGCTTTTTATCTTATTTTACATCGTTAAGAAAATCCTGCATTTGTCAGTGACCAAGATCATTGCTCCCTCTCTCAAGCTATCCAAGCAGGATGTAGCCAGACAGAAAACCATTACTCGGCTGATTGAGAATCTGCTTAATTATGTCTTGTATTTCCTCTTGATTTACTGGGTTTTATCTATCTTGGGACTGCCAGTTTCCAGCCTTTTGGCTGGTGCAGGGATTGCCGGCGTGGCTATCGGGATGGGTGCTCAGGGCTTCTTATCGGATCTAGTCAATGGTTTCTTTATTCTTCTCGAGCGCCAGTTAGATGTTGGTGACAATGTACGCCTGACTAACGGCCCTATCAACATCGCTGGAACAGTAATCAGTGTCGGGATTCGGACGACGCAGGTACGGGACGCGGACGGAACGCTTCATTTTGTGCCAAACCGCAATATCATGGTCGTCAGCAATCTTTCCCGTGGAGATATGCGGGTTCTGATTGACATTCCGCTTTATGCCCAGACGGATTTGGACGAGATTTACCGCATCATTTCCAAGGTCAATGAAGAAGCTGTTCCAGAACATCCAGAGATTCTTAAAGAGCCGAATATCTTGGGGCCGCAGATGGCTTCAAATGGGCAGTTCAACTTCCGTATTAGCATGATAGTGCAGGGAGGCATGCAGATTTCTATTTACCATATCTTCTACCGTCTTTACCATGAGGCGCTTTTGCGAGAAGGGATTGAGCTTCCGACGCTTGGACCTCTTTCAAAAGGCAAGTAA
- a CDS encoding DUF2268 domain-containing protein, which yields MQVNIIRSDKVYQEMLELPLEKREGCFRAKILAPFATKYQTQHIPLKAKYPGGFDALFLLGFMNQLPGTLSEKDRPAIDALSSDQLWQNCQDTIKRSIGLFEQAGYDLEVEDYYFTILLGNPEKPMLQLNKGYSGDGGIPGYLMLSLLPNDYTLPRVQAALAHECNHNVRFQFIKWNQQTTLADWVVSEGLAESFAAELYGKDLIGPWVTSTSPEQLEEIKPIISSQLQLTGMAEMAPYLYGDEIAEIQGQIPVGMPYAAGYAYGYHLIQAYLKKTGKNIIEATVTPTEEILEATKDFWK from the coding sequence ATTCAAGTCAATATCATTCGTTCTGATAAAGTTTATCAAGAGATGCTCGAGCTACCTTTAGAAAAGAGAGAAGGCTGTTTTCGAGCTAAGATTTTAGCACCTTTTGCAACAAAATATCAAACTCAACACATTCCTCTGAAAGCGAAGTATCCCGGAGGATTTGATGCTCTTTTCCTGCTTGGCTTTATGAATCAGCTACCCGGCACTCTGTCAGAAAAGGATAGACCGGCTATCGATGCTCTGAGTTCTGATCAGCTCTGGCAAAATTGTCAAGATACCATCAAGAGGAGTATCGGTCTTTTTGAGCAGGCTGGCTATGATTTAGAGGTTGAGGATTACTATTTTACTATTTTGTTAGGCAATCCAGAAAAGCCCATGCTACAGCTCAATAAGGGTTACAGCGGAGATGGAGGAATTCCAGGCTACCTCATGCTTAGTCTGCTGCCAAATGACTATACTTTACCACGTGTACAGGCAGCTCTGGCCCACGAGTGCAACCATAATGTCCGCTTCCAATTTATCAAATGGAACCAGCAGACGACACTAGCAGACTGGGTAGTTAGTGAAGGATTGGCAGAGTCTTTTGCTGCTGAGCTCTATGGCAAAGATCTCATTGGGCCTTGGGTTACTTCAACCAGTCCAGAGCAGTTAGAAGAGATTAAGCCTATCATCTCCAGTCAGCTTCAGCTAACGGGGATGGCGGAAATGGCTCCTTATCTCTACGGTGATGAAATCGCTGAGATTCAAGGTCAAATACCAGTCGGTATGCCTTATGCTGCGGGCTATGCTTATGGCTATCATCTGATACAAGCCTATCTAAAAAAGACGGGTAAGAATATTATTGAAGCGACAGTGACGCCTACAGAAGAGATTTTAGAAGCAACTAAAGACTTTTGGAAATGA
- a CDS encoding GNAT family N-acetyltransferase translates to MNLRPMEVRDNPAVAQLIRASLEEFGLDKPGTVYFDSHLDHLADYYQHQERAAYFILEDEGHLVGCGGFAPVSDKIAELQKLYVTKNCRGKGYSSRLIKQIFQEARLAGYEQLYLETTTELATAVAIYQHYGFTSLQQPLSNAAGHPAMNIWMIKSLLSDE, encoded by the coding sequence ATGAACTTGCGGCCAATGGAAGTGAGAGACAATCCAGCTGTAGCGCAGCTCATTCGAGCCAGCCTAGAAGAATTCGGGCTTGATAAACCAGGAACTGTCTACTTTGATTCTCATCTAGATCATTTGGCCGACTATTATCAACATCAAGAGAGGGCGGCTTACTTTATTCTGGAAGATGAAGGCCATCTCGTTGGCTGTGGTGGCTTTGCACCTGTGTCTGATAAGATTGCTGAATTACAAAAACTGTATGTCACTAAAAACTGTCGTGGCAAAGGTTATTCCAGTCGGCTGATAAAGCAGATTTTCCAAGAAGCCCGCCTAGCAGGTTATGAACAGCTTTATCTAGAAACCACTACTGAACTGGCTACGGCCGTGGCCATCTATCAGCACTATGGTTTTACATCACTGCAACAACCACTTTCTAACGCTGCCGGACACCCAGCTATGAATATCTGGATGATAAAATCCCTCTTATCAGATGAATAG
- the sstT gene encoding serine/threonine transporter SstT has product MVHRFITIWNKTNLIKRISIGIGIGVLLAVIFPQAQAIGLLSQIFVGGLKAIAPLLVFALVANALSQQQKGQKSNMKTVILLYLLGTFAAALVAVLVNFFFPISIELASSSQKVSPPDGIGQVLSNLLLQLVDNPVNALITANYIGILSWAVIFGIAMREASHHSKELLQTLADITSKIVEWIINLAPLGILGLVYTTISGKGFQALKSYGILLLVLIASMLIVALIINPLISFIMLRKNPYPLVWRCLRVSGVTAFFTRSSAANIPVNMKLCRDLGLNPETYSVSIPLGATINMAGAAITINTLTLAAVNTLGIRVDFGTALVLSIVAAISACGASGVAGGSLLLIPVACSLFGISNDLAMQVVSVGFVIGVIQDSCETALNSSTDALFTAVAEMSNWPKEKRY; this is encoded by the coding sequence ATGGTCCATCGCTTCATCACTATTTGGAATAAAACCAATCTAATCAAGCGGATTTCCATTGGTATTGGCATTGGTGTCCTGCTGGCTGTCATCTTCCCCCAAGCACAGGCCATTGGACTTCTGAGCCAAATCTTCGTTGGCGGCCTCAAGGCCATCGCTCCGCTCCTAGTCTTCGCTCTGGTGGCAAACGCCCTGTCTCAACAGCAGAAAGGGCAAAAGAGCAATATGAAGACAGTCATCTTGCTCTATCTTCTGGGAACCTTTGCGGCGGCCTTGGTAGCGGTTCTGGTCAACTTTTTCTTTCCCATTAGTATAGAGTTGGCTTCGTCCTCCCAAAAGGTTTCTCCGCCAGACGGAATCGGACAAGTCCTCAGCAATCTTCTGCTTCAGCTGGTGGACAATCCCGTCAACGCCCTCATCACCGCTAACTACATTGGTATACTGTCCTGGGCTGTCATCTTTGGAATTGCCATGCGAGAAGCTAGCCACCACAGCAAGGAACTGCTGCAGACCTTGGCAGATATCACTTCTAAGATTGTCGAGTGGATTATCAATCTAGCCCCTCTCGGCATTTTAGGCCTGGTCTACACGACCATTTCCGGGAAAGGCTTCCAAGCTCTAAAAAGCTATGGTATCCTACTGCTGGTCTTGATAGCCAGCATGCTGATTGTCGCTCTGATTATCAATCCTTTGATTAGCTTCATCATGCTGCGGAAAAATCCTTATCCCTTGGTCTGGCGCTGTTTGCGAGTCAGTGGTGTGACTGCCTTTTTCACGCGCAGCTCAGCGGCAAACATCCCCGTCAATATGAAACTCTGTCGGGATCTGGGGCTCAACCCAGAGACCTACTCAGTCTCTATTCCTCTGGGGGCCACTATCAATATGGCAGGGGCTGCTATTACTATCAATACCCTGACCTTGGCTGCTGTCAATACGCTGGGCATCAGAGTTGATTTTGGCACGGCTCTAGTTCTCAGTATCGTAGCGGCAATTTCTGCCTGCGGGGCTTCCGGTGTAGCTGGCGGTTCTCTTCTGCTCATTCCAGTCGCCTGCAGCCTCTTTGGTATTTCCAATGATTTGGCCATGCAGGTAGTCAGCGTCGGCTTCGTTATCGGTGTCATTCAGGACTCCTGCGAGACAGCTCTCAACTCTTCTACTGACGCTCTCTTTACAGCTGTGGCCGAGATGAGCAACTGGCCAAAAGAAAAACGCTATTAA